In Lampris incognitus isolate fLamInc1 chromosome 20, fLamInc1.hap2, whole genome shotgun sequence, one genomic interval encodes:
- the fga gene encoding LOW QUALITY PROTEIN: fibrinogen alpha chain (The sequence of the model RefSeq protein was modified relative to this genomic sequence to represent the inferred CDS: substituted 2 bases at 2 genomic stop codons): MQRQAVVSCLGLVFLASALDAVLDPRGARPVENGYKPENCETQKSWPFCTDLDWGPKCPSGCRILGVMNKFDQDVTKRIEKLQNQLSQNKAKHVSADQVSKQTYDILRDKLVIDAGNNNNYVELAHNLRQRIVDLKIKIDRQLRILAALKDRVKDQVIEMQRLETDIDIKLRSCKGSCKGHTEYSVDKESNVELSKQVDQLEASSVRNTDVGALYVMKSRPLKDAVVATHFKSGLAVETKGPEAQRVDMFNDVKTMELVLEKEGSSALSPATISKVPGTSFTSSSSSSSTSSTSSGPSAPLPSSRVEPAKPITEFGGHLGDGFFGFSGGFENLHQPSTSHVSSKSVICTRNIRRFTEYTKDGPVERTEVLYEGGPECQQMADNTKTTADFHLPHLSDTPSFPSSSSSSTSSSSSSSSSFTSKTSHSGGTKGSFPESSKTRFVNPLFPDTGLDLHAFLTDDAEEDVPDFHARSFKFTHRREXEADYVGKDCVDIQRKHLNGETSGLFKVKPGGLDYKEVVEVYCEQEGLMGGWLLVQQRKSGXLSFNRTWAEYRAGFGSVDEQGQGELWLGNQNLHLLTNQGETMLRVDLEDWEGGVARAEYMIKVGSEAEGFPLHVSQYMGDAGDPLINAGAGLGSSMSHSGMKFSTYDKDNDKWGDNCAEMYGGGWWYNNCQSANLNGVYYKGQYDPSSKTPYEIENGVVWLTYKPATYSLKTVRVLIDPWLFDRKEMQGWKGREER; the protein is encoded by the exons ATGCAACGACAGGCTGTAGTCTCCTGTCTGGGCTTGGTTTTCCTGGCTTCAGCATTG GACGCCGTTCTTGACCCCAGAGGAGCTCGCCCCGTCGAGAATGGCTACAAGCCGGAAAATTGTGAAACCCAGAAGTCTTGGCCTTTCTGCACCGATCTCGACTGG GGTCCTAAATGCCCTTCTGGCTGCAGAATCCTGGGTGTGATGAATAAATTTGACCAAGATGTGACGAAGAGGATTGAAAAACTGCAGAACCAGCTGAGCCAAAACAAGGCCAAACACGTCTCAGCTGACCAGGTGTCCAAACAGACCTACGACATCCTGAGAGACAAACTAGTTATCGACGCAG GAAATAACAACAACTACGTTGAACTGGCCCACAACCTGCGGCAGCGCATTGTGGACTTGAAGATTAAGATTGACAGGCAGCTGAGGATCCTGGCGGCCCTGAAGGACCGGGTCAAAGACCAGGTCATTGAGATGCAGAGGCTAGAG ACGGATATCGATATAAAGCTGCGTTCCTGCAAGGGATCCTGCAAGGGCCACACAGAGTACTCTGTTGATAAGGAGAGCAACGTGGAACTGAGCAAACAG GTAGACCAGCTGGAGGCCTCATCAGTCCGAAACACTGATGTGGGCGCTCTCTACGTGATGAAGAGCAGGCCGCTAAAGGATGCTGTGGTGGCAACCCACTTCAAGTCCGGCCTGGCTGTTGAAACCAAAGGACCAGAGGCGCAGAGAGTGGACATGTTCAATGAT GTGAAGACCATGGAGTTGGTCCTTGAGAAGGAAGGTTCCAGTGCCTTGTCACCAGCAACCATCTCCAAGGTCCCAGGTACTTCTTTCACttcctcatcttcatcttcatctacaTCTTCCACCTCATCAGGCCCCAGTGCCCCTCTGCCCAGCTCCAGGGTCGAGCCTGCCAAGCCCATCACTGAGTTTGGGGGACATCTGGGTGATGGTTTCTTTGGTTTCAGTGGAGGTTTTGAAAACCTCCACCAGCCAAGCACAAGCCATGTGTCAAGCAAATCAGTCATCTGCACCAGAAATATCCGAAGGTTCACTGAGTACACAAAAGATGGCCCTGTGGAGAGGACAGAAGTGTTGTATGAGGGAGGTCCTGAGTGCCAGCAAATGGCAGACAACACGAAGACCACAGCAGATTTCCATTTGCCCCACCTCAGCGACACCCCCTccttcccttcctcctcctcctcctccacctcctccagctcatcatcatcctcttcttTCACCTCCAAGACCAGCCACAGTGGTGGCACCAAGGGAAGCTTCCCTGAAAGCTCAAAGACCAGATTTGTAAATCCATTGTTCCCAGATACTGGGCTAGACCTTCACGCGTTTTTGACAGACGACGCTGAAGAGGATGTTCCTGATTTCCACGCCCGCAGTTTCAAGTTTACGCACCGCAGAGAGTGAGAAGCCGATTATGTAGGAAAAG ATTGCGTTGACATCCAGCGGAAACACCTGAATGGGGAAACAAGTGGCTTGTTTAAGGTCAAACCCGGGGGCCTGGACTATAAAGAGGTAGTGGAGGTTTACTGCGAGCAGGAAGGATTAATGGGTGGGTGGCTGTTAGTCCAGCAAAGAAAGAGCGGGTAGCTGAGCTTCAACCGAACATGGGCCGAATACCGTGCTGGGTTTGGGTCAGTCGATGAACAGGGCCAGGGAGAGCTGTGGCTAGGCAACCAGAACCTCCACCTGTTAACCAATCAGGGTGAGACCATGCTGAGGGTGGACCTGGAGGATTGGGAAGGGGGTGTTGCTAGAGCAGAATATATGATTAAAGTTGGTTCGGAGGCTGAGGGGTTCCCCCTGCATGTTTCACAGTACATGGGGGATGCTGGCGACCCTCTGATAAATGCAGGAGCTGGGTTAGGGTCTTCCATGTCTCACAGCGGTATGAAATTCAGCACTTATGACAAAGACAATGATAAATGGGGGGACAACTGCGCAGAAATGTACGGCGGTGGATGGTGGTATAATAACTGTCAATCAGCTAACTTAAACGGGGTTTACTACAAGGGCCAGTATGACCCAAGCAGCAAAACTCCCTATGAGATCGAAAATGGAGTCGTGTGGTTGACATACAAACCAGCCACTTACAGCCTCAAAACAGTTAGGGTGCTCATCGATCCATGGCTTTTTGACAGGAAAGAGATGCAAGGATggaaagggagagaagagagatag